A part of Ammoniphilus sp. CFH 90114 genomic DNA contains:
- the hutU gene encoding urocanate hydratase, whose product MRGKPIRAPRGTQLNAKGWIQEAALRMLLNNLDEEVAEHPQQLVVYGGIGKAARNWTAFDRIVEALLNLKEEETLLIQSGKPVAVFKTHKDAPRVLLANSNLVPAWANWETFHELDRKGLIMFGQMTAGSWIYIGSQGIVQGTYETFAECARQHFAGTLKGTITVTAGLGGMGGAQPLAVTMNDGILIGIEVDRTRIEKRIATRYCDIMVDSLDDAIVLATEAKAQKRPLSIGLIGNAAEILPEMLRSNFIPDIITDQTSAHDPLHGYLPAGVTLEEGTKLRESEPDEYMKRSKASMADHVRAILEMKNRGAIAFDYGNNIRQVAYDEGVEKAFSFPGFVPAYIRPQFCEGKGPFRWVALSGDPQDIYKTDEVILREFSDNRHLCHWIRMAQKRIAFQGLPARICWLGYGERAKFGKIINDMVASGELSAPIVIGRDHLDAGSVASPNRETEAMQDGSDAIADWPILNALVNTAAGASWVSFHHGGGVGMGYSLHAGMVVVADGTEEAGKRLERVLTTDPGMGIVRHADAGYDLAIQAAKNKGIQMPMLDDKGEFHG is encoded by the coding sequence ATGAGAGGAAAGCCCATTCGTGCTCCAAGAGGTACCCAATTAAATGCCAAAGGGTGGATTCAAGAAGCTGCCCTGCGGATGTTATTAAATAATCTAGATGAGGAGGTCGCTGAACATCCACAGCAGCTTGTCGTCTATGGTGGCATCGGAAAAGCGGCAAGGAACTGGACGGCATTCGATCGGATTGTAGAAGCGCTATTGAATCTGAAAGAAGAAGAGACCTTACTCATTCAATCGGGAAAGCCTGTAGCCGTCTTCAAGACGCATAAGGACGCCCCGCGAGTGCTCCTGGCTAACTCCAATCTGGTCCCAGCCTGGGCGAATTGGGAAACGTTCCATGAGTTAGATCGAAAAGGCTTAATCATGTTCGGGCAAATGACGGCGGGAAGCTGGATTTATATTGGAAGTCAGGGGATTGTCCAGGGAACATACGAGACTTTTGCTGAGTGTGCGAGACAGCATTTCGCAGGGACGCTGAAAGGGACCATTACGGTAACCGCCGGACTAGGCGGCATGGGAGGAGCGCAACCTTTAGCGGTCACGATGAATGATGGAATTTTAATAGGAATTGAAGTGGACAGGACACGGATTGAAAAACGAATCGCAACAAGATACTGTGATATTATGGTGGATTCCCTAGATGATGCCATCGTGCTGGCTACTGAGGCGAAAGCACAGAAAAGACCTCTGTCGATTGGCTTGATAGGCAATGCGGCTGAGATTCTTCCAGAGATGCTGAGGAGCAACTTCATCCCGGATATTATTACAGACCAGACGTCAGCACATGATCCTCTTCATGGGTATCTGCCAGCAGGGGTGACCTTAGAGGAAGGAACGAAGCTCCGCGAGTCCGAGCCGGACGAATATATGAAGCGGTCTAAAGCAAGCATGGCCGATCACGTGAGGGCTATTTTGGAAATGAAGAATAGAGGAGCAATAGCTTTTGACTATGGGAATAACATTCGGCAAGTGGCTTATGATGAAGGGGTAGAAAAGGCTTTTAGTTTTCCTGGATTTGTCCCTGCTTATATTCGCCCTCAGTTTTGTGAAGGAAAGGGTCCTTTTCGATGGGTAGCCTTATCCGGCGATCCACAGGATATTTATAAGACAGATGAAGTGATTTTAAGAGAGTTTTCGGATAATAGGCATCTTTGTCACTGGATTCGGATGGCTCAAAAGCGGATTGCTTTTCAAGGTCTTCCCGCTAGAATATGCTGGTTAGGCTACGGCGAGCGTGCCAAGTTCGGAAAAATCATCAACGACATGGTGGCGAGCGGGGAATTAAGCGCTCCGATTGTGATTGGCCGTGATCACTTGGATGCAGGCTCCGTAGCCTCCCCCAATCGTGAGACGGAAGCGATGCAAGATGGAAGCGATGCCATAGCCGATTGGCCTATTCTAAACGCCCTAGTCAATACGGCAGCGGGAGCGAGCTGGGTTTCCTTCCATCATGGGGGAGGAGTAGGAATGGGGTATTCTTTACATGCCGGGATGGTGGTCGTGGCAGATGGTACAGAGGAGGCGGGGAAAAGGCTTGAGCGCGTTCTGACGACGGATCCGGGGATGGGGATTGTACGCCATGCTGATGCGGGCTATGATCTAGCCATCCAGGCGGCTAAAAATAAAGGTATTCAAATGCCCATGCTAGATGATAAAGGTGAGTTTCATGGGTGA
- a CDS encoding flavodoxin, producing the protein MNKVLLVFASMSGNTEGIAHLVAEGIKQAGKEVDIKEIFDATAKDLLEYDGIILGAYTWGDGELPDDFLDFYDDMDATNLTGKKAAVFGSGDHAYLHFCAAVDILENKLQECGAELVQEGLKIEMSPTSAEEEQCKDFGRKFAAQLLSIG; encoded by the coding sequence ATGAATAAGGTTCTTTTAGTGTTTGCAAGCATGTCAGGGAATACAGAGGGGATCGCCCATCTTGTAGCTGAGGGTATAAAACAAGCGGGTAAAGAAGTAGATATAAAAGAGATATTCGATGCTACTGCCAAGGACCTATTAGAGTATGATGGCATCATCTTAGGCGCTTACACATGGGGAGACGGTGAATTACCTGATGACTTTTTAGATTTTTACGATGATATGGATGCTACTAATCTTACGGGTAAAAAAGCAGCCGTATTCGGTTCAGGTGATCACGCTTATCTGCATTTTTGTGCGGCTGTTGATATCCTGGAGAATAAGCTGCAAGAGTGTGGGGCGGAGCTAGTTCAGGAAGGACTTAAAATTGAAATGTCTCCAACGAGTGCAGAAGAAGAGCAATGTAAGGACTTTGGCCGGAAATTTGCTGCACAGTTGTTAAGTATTGGGTAG